CCCCGAGTCGGGACAATACCTTCCCGAGTCGAGACAGTACCTCCCAGAATCGGGACACGTCCTCGACGCTGGTGGGGCCGCGGGAAGGTACGCGATTTGGTTGGCCGAGCGTGGATACGACGTGACCCTTCTCGATCTGTCGGCCGAGCAAGTCGCCATCGCGAGGCAGCGCGTCGCGGAGCGTGACCTCGGCGAACGAGTCACGGTACAACAGGGGGACATTCGTCGGCTTCCCTTCCCGGACGACGAGTTCGACGCGACGCTCTGTCTCGGCGGGCCGCTTTCGCACGTTATCGATGCCGACGAACGGGATACAGCGGTTCGGGAACTCCGTCGTGTTTCCCGCCCCGGCGCGCCCGTATTCGCTTCCGTGATGGGGTACGTCGCCGTCGTCCAGAACCTCATCAAGTGTGCCCCACAGTTCGAGGCGGGCGTTCGGCAACTCCCCGAAATGATCGAGACGGCGACCTACTCGCCCGAACTCGCCGAGAAGTACGAGGGCGAGAATCCGTCGTTCGTGGAGTGTCATTTCTTCCGCGCGGACGAACTCCGCCGACTGCTGGAACGACACGAAATCGCCGTCGAAACCGTCGCCGGACTCGAAGGTCCGGCCTCGAACTTCGGGGCGAACATCGAAGATATCGACGCGGATGCACAGGAAAACGTGGCGCAGGCTGTTCGGACGCTTCGGGAGGACCCGACTATCGCGGATTTGTCGAACCACATCCTCGCGGTCGGGCGGGTCGAATAAGTCCCGGGGAGGTTTTGAAAAACGAGCGGCGGAGCTACCGTGTCGCGCGATACTCGCCGTGTTTCACGCCGAGTGCGAGCGTCAGAAGGCCGAAGACGGCCAAGCCGCCGAGAACCATGGTAACCGTGCTGGTCGACATGGGACTCATGAACGTCCCGACTGCGATGATGAGGAACAGGACGATGAATCCGATTGCTGTCGTCGTTGTATTGAACTCCATACGGAAGCGTTCGGTGAACAGAGGAAAAGCGTTATGCCGATTTCGGGCGCATGAGATTCGCCAGCGTAACTAAGAACCCGAGAACCCAACCGACCGGCACGGCGATGCCGAACCACATGCCGACGTAGGCGAGTCCTTCGAGGTTGAACCGTGCCCGTAGAACCTCGTCGATGTTGCGGTAGGTGAGCACGTTGTCCAGCAACCACACCGCGAGGTTCGTGCTGTTCGGGAAAATCACGTTCGAGAGCGTCGGCGAGTACAGCGCGGCGACGACCGGCGGTAGGAAGATGGCCGTCATGCCGAACGGATACGCGAACAGCACCGTCGTTATCCGACCGCCGTATCGGCTAGTGAGATAGGCCAGCGCTGCTGCGACGGTTGCGACGCCACCGGCGGCGGCGACGGCGTAGAACCCTTCCGTCGAGAAGCGATACCTCGCCAGCGCCGCCAGCCCGCCCCAGACGACGACCGAGAGCAGGATGACGCCCAGCACGCCGAGGCTCGCCGCCGTGCGGTCGATGCGACTCGTGTAGTAGCGCGTGGCGAAGCCGAACAGGACGAACGGATACAACAGCGCGACGATGAAGCTCCCGACGATGCTCCACCCGCTGTAGGCTACCTTGCCCGACGTGCTCTGTGGTCGCCACTTTCCGAGAACCGAGTGGGATTGCTGTCTCTGTCGCGGGAAGAACAATGCCATCCAACCGGTGTGTAACTGTGCGATATCGTATCGTATTGCGTCGATGAGTCCTCCCTGACTCGTCCCGCGTGACATATCGTGATTCCATTCAGCCCGTCGATATGAAGGTTCTCCTTACGGGTCCGAAAACGTACCAATCAGAAAAGATTACTCTGCCCGTCGTCCGGTGTGACCCGGATAGTCGCGCTCGAACCGGTCCTCGATCTCCTCGCGGTTCAACTCGATGACGACGGGGCGACCGTGCGGGCAGGCGTAGGGGTTATCACAGTCGTCCAGCGCGGCGAGCAGGTTCACCACGTCCCCCTCCCGAAGCGACGTGTTGCCGGTGATGGAGGGATAGCAGGCCAAATCGGAGATGAGTTCGTCGGCGACCGCCTCCGCCGAGTTCCCCTCCCGCTCGTCGGACTCAGTCGAGATGAACTCGTTCAGCACGTCCCGGAGCAACTCGGGCGAGAGCGTCTTCTCGAAGACGGCCGGAACCGTCGTCACCTCGACCGTCCTGTCGTCCACGAGCGCGGCGTGAAAGCCCAGTCGCGCCAAGGCTTCCTGGTACTCCTCGAACAGCGCCGCCTCCGCCGCCGTGAGTTCGAGTTCGACCGACGAAGCGAGAACTTGGGAAGTCGTCTCCCCTGCGAACTCCCGACAGAGCCGTTCGTAGTTCACGCGTTCGTCCGCCGCGTGCTGATCGATGAGCACCAGTCCATCACCGGTTTCGGCGACGACGTAGGTGTCGTGTAACTGCCCGAGAATTCGCATGCTCGGCAGTCGCTCGAACTCCCGCTGCGTCTCCCCACCCGTCCCGAAAAGCGTCGTCGCCGCCGTCGGCGCGCCGAACTTCCGTTCCGGTTCGGATGTCGATGCCGAACCCGCGGCGTTCGCTCGGTGGGCAGAATCGTCCGCGTCGTCGGTGGCCGTACCCTCCGCGGTTGCGGTTCGGTTGCTGGCCGACGGCGTGCTCCCGCTCGCTTCCGAACCGTTGCGTTCGCCGTTCGATACCGACCCCGCGTCGGATGCGGAGCGAGCGCGTCCGCCGGGGCGGACGCCGCTCGCCCTGCTCGTCCCGCTTGTTCGGTTCGTCCCGTTCGCTCCGTTCGTTCATCTCGCTCCGTTCGTCCTGTCCTCTCCGTTTGCCCAGTCTGCTCCGTCCGTCCCGTCCCGGTCGGCGGCGAGTCCCTCGCCGCCGACCGACCGTCCGTCGGGTCGGACGTCGTCCGGGAGGGTTCCGAAGCGGTTGTCGTCCGTTCGTCCTCCGACGAGGAACCGGCGTCCGCCGGTTCCTCGTCTTCGCCCTCTAAGTTCGACTGCACGGATTCGGGTGCGACGTCCGCCTCGTCGGGCGCGGAGCGCCCGCGCGGAGCGGACGAACGGATCAGTCCGTTATCGAGCAGAGCGTTCTCGACCGCCTCACGGACCGCCGTTTTGACGCGTCCTTCGTCGCCGAACCGGACTTCCATCTTTCGCGGGTGGACGTTCACGTCCACGGCGTCGCCCGGCACGTCGAGGAAGAGGACGGCGAAAGGGTAGCGGTCGGGCGCGAGTTGGTTGCCGTAGGCGTCGAGGATGGCCTCCCGAATCACCGCGGAGCGAACGTAGCGCCCGTTGACGTAGGTTGCGACGTACTCGCGCGTGCTTCGGGTGGTTTCGGGGTGGCTGACGTGCCCCGACACGCCGACCTCGGCGTCTCCCTCGACCGGAATCATCGCGGTGGCGACCTCCCGCCCGTACACCGAAAGAATCGTGGACTGGAGGTTGCCCTGTCCGGTCGTCGAGAACACCTCGCGGTCGTCGTGTTCCAGCGAGAACGCCACGTCCGGGTTCGCCAACGCGTACTGCGTGACGACGCGGTTGACGTGCGCGAACTCGGTGGAATCGGTCTTCAGGTACTTCCGGCGCGCCGGGGTGTTGAAGAAGAGATCAGTGACTTCGATGGTCGTCCCCTCGGGACAGCCCGCGGGACCGACGGCTTCAACCTCGCCGCCGACGAGGCGGAGTTCGGTGCCCGTGTCGCCACCCCTCGCTTTCGTCCTGATTTTGGTCCGCGATACGGCACCGATGGTGTACAGCGCCTCGCCGCGAAAACCGAGGGTGGAGACGCCCGCTTCGAGGTCGTCGATGTCCCGAATTTTGCTCGTCGTGTGCTCTTCGACGGCGACCTGCACGTCCGCTTTGCTCATCCCGGTTCCGTCGTCCGTGACGGCGATACGCCCCGTCCCGCCGCCATCGATCTGCACGGAAATCCGCGAAGCATCGGCGTCGAGGCTGTTCTCGACCAGTTCCTTCACCACCGAGGCCGGTCGCTCGACCACTTCCCCCGCCGCGATGCGCTGGATCGTCGTCTCGGACAGCGCCCGGATGTCCGTCTCCCCGTCGCTCATTTCTCGAACCCTTTCGTCCCGACGTAATCAAGGTTGGTGTGTCGCCCGCAATAATATAATGAATAATAGGGATAAAATCGCAACGTTTACTCCCGTCCGTGGCATGTACGCGCTTGCTATGGAATCGTTCACCGAAACACTGGAACTCGTGAGGCTGGGTAATCACGTTCGAATCGAACTCGAAGACGGGGAGGCGTTCGAAGGCCCGGCAAGCCCGATCGATTACATGCCCGGCGACCGGTTCCGACTCGAAATCGAACCGAAACACGAGCGGATTCGGCGATGTGAAGTGAGCGCGGTCTACGTCGATGGGTCGTGGACGCCGCCCGAAGTCCGCCACTACAGCCTCGGCGACGAGGATTGGATCGTCGCCGGGGAAGCACGAGAGATGGAGATCACGCGATAAAGGCGTGTACCGCGTCAGATTAGCCATTTTGTTTTAGACCAGAAAACGAAACGACTACTTCGGACGGTCTGCCACGAACTCACTGGTGAGAGCTGCGAGTTCCGAACGGAACGCCCCGACGTCGAAATAGCCGCGCCCCTGAAACAGCCGGTCGTTCTCCTCCCGCGCGATGTCCTCGAAGACGCGGTCGTAGAGGCTATCGACGGTGACCGGTCTGTCTCGGGCTTCGAGCCGAGTTGCGACCCGTCGGAACCTGCGGTCGGTTCCGAGTTCGTCGGCCAGTACATCGGCGGGTTGCCTGGCGGGGGACGGCCCGTCTTCCGTCTCGAAGTTCCTGCTCAGTTGCGCCCTGTCGCCGGTTTTGTTCCGAAGGACGACGCCAGCCGCCGGGCCGTCGTACCAGTTCGAGTCCGGGATTTCGTAGGATTGCGGGTCGAAATCGACCGCTCGAACTTCCTTCTGGAAGGTGTTTACCGAGCGCAAGCCGAGGCTCGCGTACACCTTCTCGACGGCGTCCGGCGGGAGGAATCGTTCTTCGTCGGCGAACCACACGTCGTACCCGAGAAACGACGGGGTTCGTTCCCAGTCGTAGTCGATGGTCCGTTTCACCGTCGCGTCCCCGAAGAAGACGACGGATTCGACGTCCTCGACGGCGGCGTGCAACGCCTCTCGGTCGAGGTTCTCCCGGAGGTGGCGCAGTAGGTGGTGGTAGGACGGCGGAACGTCGTCGGCTTTGTAAACCCGTTCTCGGTCGCCGAGCCGGATCATGCCCGAATCTCGCAGTTGGAATCTGACGCCCGCTCCGTCGATTTTCTCTTGAATCCAGAGGTGGCCGCGTTCGAGCAGGGATTCGGGTGCCGCGTCTACGGTCGGAATGGACGGATACTGTTTCATCGTTGTGGGGGGAGGGAAGTCTTCGGACGGCGGGGTGTCATCGAACGATACCCGGTCGCGTTACTCGTAGCTTTTCATGTGGTGGTCAGAACGGGGGAAGCGTCCAACGGAACCGCCATCGAGAGGACGACGACGCATATCTTTCCGGTCGACTATTTGGCAACAACCCCTTTATAAACATGAGCGAGGTGTTTATTGCAATCAACAGCCCAGTACCATACAACCGATGTGTGCAGATCAATTCAGTCCGGGGTTGTCACGGGTACTCGGCTCGGAGGCGCGGTGTGACCTCCTCGCTATCCTCGCCGAGAATCCCGACGAGTGGCTCACTGCCGCCGAACTGTGCGAACGGGCGGGAGTTTCCCGGTCGGGCTTCCACCGCGATCACAAATCCCTCCTCCTCGGCTTCGACATCCTGGCCCGACGTGACGAAAGCGCCGACGGCCACACGTTCCCCACCTACCGACTCGCCGATACGGAACAGGTCAACCTGCTCGTCGAACTCCACGACGTACTGGAGACCAAACTCGAAAACACGGACTCGCTGCTCGCCGACGCGCTCACCGGATTCGTCCAGTAGTTCGAGCGGAACGGGAAAACAGACTCCCACAGCGAACGCCCTCGAAAAGATCGAGACAACAAATTCGTTTTCCACCGACGCCTGCTGTGTGTTTGCTCGATAGACCATCCCGGGATCACGGATCTCGTCGTGTCCTTTTGCGTTTATTTATATATTACAACAGTTGGTAGTCTTAAGAAAAGTATTCCTCCAAGTGTGTAATGTATTTTAATGCATGTCAGAGAACGACCTGAAAGCGTACTTGGCGGAGAATCCACGAATGATCGGCGTACTGTTCGCAATCTGTCTGTTGTTATCACAGGCGGGGAATGCGATGGGGGCAGTCACACTGACTACAAACGGACCGTGATAAATTAAATATCGAGATCGGTAATCTCGTCGCTCCAACGGAGATTCCCATCAACGATAACTGGAAGCAGTTCCATCTTTAATGAATCTCTGAATTCTTGTTCTGACAATCGAAATTTTGCGAACAGATCTGAGGCCAGATAGCGTGTGACTGATTTTTCTATGTTTGATGCTGCCATCGTACCCAAACTATAAGTCGAAGTTGGGAAGCAACAATGAGTCACAACGAACTCGGTACCCTCCCGATCAACTCGAAACATAGCAGGCGTCCCGCTCTCGCTCTGACACAACGTCACCCCACCGTCACCGATCGTCACGTACTCCACGCCGACGACCAGTTCCTCCTTTGCGATACTGAGCGCGGCACGAAGCGAAAAGCCACAGTTCAGCAGACGGGCGAGTGACCGACCGATCTTCGTCGCCGAGGAGTTGACGACTTCGGCGAGGGTGACGACACCGCCCTTGCTTCCCTTCTCGACCAGCATCTCGCCCTGCCGGTAGGACCGACAGGCGTTCAACAGGAAGGCATCGACGTTGACGGTTGTGAGCGAGTTCGCGTCGAGGAAGCCGTCCGCACAGCGGAACCCGCCGTCGTCGACGTGACCGATGTAGTGCAAAAAGTCGGCATCGGATTTGAACAGCGCCGCGAGTTCGTCCGTCGTGATCTCCTCGTGAATCGAGACGTCGAACGCCACGAAGTCACGCAGGCCGTAGAAGCGCTCCACGACGTTCTCCTCGTCCATCGCCACGTCGTTGCAAACGACGTGGACCTTCAGCG
The genomic region above belongs to Haladaptatus sp. R4 and contains:
- a CDS encoding bifunctional 2-polyprenyl-6-hydroxyphenol methylase/3-demethylubiquinol 3-O-methyltransferase UbiG, with the translated sequence MTGDPEERIDPSNYYDRLGEGEWERLDESFKNGLEFENTTEYLDRYLPESGQYLPESRQYLPESGHVLDAGGAAGRYAIWLAERGYDVTLLDLSAEQVAIARQRVAERDLGERVTVQQGDIRRLPFPDDEFDATLCLGGPLSHVIDADERDTAVRELRRVSRPGAPVFASVMGYVAVVQNLIKCAPQFEAGVRQLPEMIETATYSPELAEKYEGENPSFVECHFFRADELRRLLERHEIAVETVAGLEGPASNFGANIEDIDADAQENVAQAVRTLREDPTIADLSNHILAVGRVE
- a CDS encoding RNA ligase family protein, translating into MKQYPSIPTVDAAPESLLERGHLWIQEKIDGAGVRFQLRDSGMIRLGDRERVYKADDVPPSYHHLLRHLRENLDREALHAAVEDVESVVFFGDATVKRTIDYDWERTPSFLGYDVWFADEERFLPPDAVEKVYASLGLRSVNTFQKEVRAVDFDPQSYEIPDSNWYDGPAAGVVLRNKTGDRAQLSRNFETEDGPSPARQPADVLADELGTDRRFRRVATRLEARDRPVTVDSLYDRVFEDIAREENDRLFQGRGYFDVGAFRSELAALTSEFVADRPK